One region of Apus apus isolate bApuApu2 chromosome W, bApuApu2.pri.cur, whole genome shotgun sequence genomic DNA includes:
- the LOC127395215 gene encoding 60S ribosomal protein L17-like → MVRYSLDPENPTKSCKSRGSNLRVHFKNTRETAQAIKGMHIRKATKYLKDVTLKKQCVPFRRYNGGVGRCAQISQH, encoded by the exons ATGGTGCGTTACTCCCTGGATCCGGAGAACCCCACGAAAT CCTGCAAGTCCCGAGGGTCCAACCTGCGGGTGCACTTCAAG AACACCCGTGAGACCGCCCAGGCCATCAAGGGCATGCACATCCGCAAGGCCACCAAGTACCTGAAGGATGTCACCCTGAAGAAGCAGTGTGTCCCCTTCCGGCGCTACAACGGGGGGGTGGGGCGGTGCGCGCAG